The Zygotorulaspora mrakii chromosome 6, complete sequence genome includes the window TGGGACACCGTAATACTTTTGAGGTGATTCGTTCTGGGTAAACAAAATTTAAGTGAGCTGAAAGTTCCTCTCCTCCTTGATATTTCCACTACCGTCTCTAAATCATAATATCTTATTGATTAGTATTATTAACTTTTTCCTGATCTTCTGCATTATTCATTGTCCCTTGATCAATTCCCTCTATCACCGGACATTGCAAGCATGCGCCTTCCACTCTCGGACAACCGTTTGCAGCGACACTCGAAAATCTTCTGATGCGAGGAATTGCAGCGATGGGACGAACAATTTCAAGCGATGAGCGTGAAATACTGAAGATTAAGGACATGACAACGAAGGTGGAACAAGTTTTATTTCGTCAAGTGTCATCCACTTGCTGGTAGATTCCACTTTGAACATCTATCGGAGGTTCAAGGGTGCGCGAGCAGGCATTGTAGCTGTATCGCGAGAAGCTGCTGGAACAGTGTGCGATAACAAATAACACAAATCACATAGCACAGGCCAGCCTTTTGATTCTTTAGTATAACTAATTTGTTTGGATACCCATGGAAGCAAAATTACGGAGGTCAAAGGTCAAAAAGACTGCTCAAATAGATCCATTGGACATCACCGAATCGCTTGGTTATAAAACACATCGGAAGAATGGTAGAAACTCGTGGTCCAAGGAAGACGATGAGGAGCTTAGGgcaattttgaatgacACATTTATGGGACTCGGCTACAAGAACGGGATTGAGGATATAAAGTCAATTCAAGAATCTGAACTATCGTGCACCAAAATTTCGTGGGAAGATATCGCTGTGAAGTTTAAAAACGGCAGTAGAAAACCGAAAGATTTGAGAAAGCGCTGGACATCATCTCTTGAtccaaatttgaagaaaggCAAATGGGCATCCGAAGAAGACACTCTCCTGATGCAAGCGTACAAGAAACACGGTCCTCATTGGTTAAGTGTcgctgaagaaatttcagGAAGGACCGAAGATCAGTGTGCAAAAAGATATATAGAAATTTTAGGTCCCAGCAGCGAAGGTAGACTACGAAAATGGACTCTAGAAGAAGACTTAAGTTTGGTCAGTAAGGTTAAACTATACGGCACACGGTGGAGACGAATATCTTCTGAATTAGAATTTAGACCAAGTCTCACATGTAGAAACCGTTGGAGGAAACTTATCACGTCAGTAGTTCGAGGAAGGGCCCCTCCAGAGATTGTTAAAGCTGTGAAGGAAAAACAGGAGCttgatttgatgaatgaaTCCTTGAAGAATAACATAGGAGGACTTTCAAATACGGAGCAAAATGCAACGGTAGATCTTATCTCAGTGGAGGAGGCTGAGAAGATAAATTATGAAGATACGTCAGATGACCTAGTGCGACGCAAACTGCAAGACGGTAGTCCGCTTTCGCCGTTGGCTGACTCgaaagaaaaacttgaatttgaagagacGAAACAAAATTCCGTGAATTTACGTAATTTCGACAACACAAATAGTGCCACCACCTCAGCCGTTCCCCAGTTCCATTccgataaaaaaaatacgaaTAATGCATTCGTGTCAAGAAGTGAGAAGGAGGAGCTCAATGCAGACACTGTTGATGAAACCATTGACTCTGGAGGCAGAGTCCCATTGGCCCCTGTGAAGGACGTTCCTGCTTTCCCTGCAAGAGCGACTCTACTGGAGGACTCGTTCTTTGGTGATAGGTCCGATCCACAGCCTCCTGCAGATAATCGTCATGTTGGGCATCTGCCGACTTCAAGGTCTGATACTCGACAGGACACTGAAAAACTTTCATTGCCACATGCTGGCCAGATGGAATGGAAGTTTATCCTCAAAGACGGGCATGGCTTATCACTATCAAGTGGCACGGTCGCTAGCTCAGAACTGGTAAAAGAACTTATCGATCAAGCTAGGAAATACTCGCTAAAGATTTCCATTCACCAACACATCCACAATCATTATGGGCAACAACCAGATGCTCATCCATTGCAATCTGCTTATCCTGATAATTTAAGTCATTTTAGGGCTCCCAATATATCTTCGATGGTTCCCGGAGGATTACTTCCACATACAATGCccgattttttcaatacatCATCGGAATTTAGAACGGCGTCTACGGCTGTCGAGCAACCTGCTGATAATGACTTTTTATCACAAACACCGACCTATAATGTGTTTGGATTAGAACCTTCTCCACAACCAGATAACTCTCATTTGTCCAATTCTagtaattttttccaaaaaaatcaatctcAATCAATACTAGTACAAGCAAATCAATCTTCACCCAATTATCCAGGAAAAACGGGTACGAATAGCTCAACGGGATCACGTAGCTCTTGTGGAGATGATGTTCAGGATATTGGAAGAAATCGCGTTTCTCATTTCAACTATCTTCCGGCAACAGTAAAGCCACAGTTGGGTTCATCAGATTCGACAAAAGCAACAGACCTGAGTAAGCTTTTAAACCCCAGCCCCGCAAATTCAATAATAAGTAAaagaggcaaaaaaaataggaAAAATGGACGATCAGAGAGCCCTTATCGATCTTTGAGTCGACGagattcatcaaatacTCCCCCTGTTGAAAACAATAGTAGGcaacaaaaatcaaatgataCACCTGGGACAGCATCTTCAATtaacgaagaagaagggcTAGATTTCTGGGAAAGTTTGCGTTCCTTAGCTGGTGGACCTGTAATCCAAGAAGACGGCACAAATACAAATCAACGAGATGAGGAGGACTACCATCTTTTCTATGGTCTTTTGGATGGTAAGGTTGAACAATCTGATCATGAGGAACTTATGGAGGCTAATAAGTCGACTGCTGAGAAGAGCAAAAGTGCTCTACTCCCGTTCAACCccagctgaaaaaaaaattgcatGAGATTAGTTAAAATGTTGTATACAATAGGTTTTTCTAAAGCTAGGAAAACTTATATATTAGATTAGCATTTTGCTTATTTTCTTACGAAATAAGATGAAGATCCACAAGTCGCCACACTGTAATCATAGAGAGATTCACCAATATTTAGGTATTTCGTCATATACTCCTTCGCTGTCTGATTTGCGATTTTATCAGTCTTAACTGTAAGTCCTGTGTTCCTTTTGATACCTGCCAAGCAGGTTGATATAAGCAGGAAGTCAATCGAGAAATGCACCGTTTTACCAATCTACATTGCGATAGTTGTAAATATGTTAGTAATAtggaaaaatatatatatttcattagcaccaaaatcaaatgaactTTACATACCAAAGTCATAATTCGCTCCTCTTGCTCTGGTATGAATAATAGATCCAGCGCTGATTGTAGT containing:
- the BAS1 gene encoding Bas1p (similar to Saccharomyces cerevisiae BAS1 (YKR099W); ancestral locus Anc_5.713), with the protein product MEAKLRRSKVKKTAQIDPLDITESLGYKTHRKNGRNSWSKEDDEELRAILNDTFMGLGYKNGIEDIKSIQESELSCTKISWEDIAVKFKNGSRKPKDLRKRWTSSLDPNLKKGKWASEEDTLLMQAYKKHGPHWLSVAEEISGRTEDQCAKRYIEILGPSSEGRLRKWTLEEDLSLVSKVKLYGTRWRRISSELEFRPSLTCRNRWRKLITSVVRGRAPPEIVKAVKEKQELDLMNESLKNNIGGLSNTEQNATVDLISVEEAEKINYEDTSDDLVRRKLQDGSPLSPLADSKEKLEFEETKQNSVNLRNFDNTNSATTSAVPQFHSDKKNTNNAFVSRSEKEELNADTVDETIDSGGRVPLAPVKDVPAFPARATLLEDSFFGDRSDPQPPADNRHVGHLPTSRSDTRQDTEKLSLPHAGQMEWKFILKDGHGLSLSSGTVASSELVKELIDQARKYSLKISIHQHIHNHYGQQPDAHPLQSAYPDNLSHFRAPNISSMVPGGLLPHTMPDFFNTSSEFRTASTAVEQPADNDFLSQTPTYNVFGLEPSPQPDNSHLSNSSNFFQKNQSQSILVQANQSSPNYPGKTGTNSSTGSRSSCGDDVQDIGRNRVSHFNYLPATVKPQLGSSDSTKATDLSKLLNPSPANSIISKRGKKNRKNGRSESPYRSLSRRDSSNTPPVENNSRQQKSNDTPGTASSINEEEGLDFWESLRSLAGGPVIQEDGTNTNQRDEEDYHLFYGLLDGKVEQSDHEELMEANKSTAEKSKSALLPFNPS
- the ATG44 gene encoding mitofissin (similar to Saccharomyces cerevisiae YIL156W-B; ancestral locus Anc_5.714); this encodes MTLIGKTVHFSIDFLLISTCLAGIKRNTGLTVKTDKIANQTAKEYMTKYLNIGESLYDYSVATCGSSSYFVRK